Proteins encoded within one genomic window of Humulus lupulus chromosome 1, drHumLupu1.1, whole genome shotgun sequence:
- the LOC133821724 gene encoding glyceraldehyde-3-phosphate dehydrogenase GAPCP2, chloroplastic-like, protein MVKLINSLLFQCLAHIGFGRIGRLVLRVAIFRDDIDVVAMNDPFIDAKYMAYMFKNDSTDGLFKGSIKVVDDSTLEINGKQIKVVSKRDPAEIPWGDYGAEYVVESFDVFTTIDKASAHKKGGAKKVVLSAPSADAPMFVVGVNEQTYKPNMDIVSNASYTTNCLAPLAKVVHEEFGILEGLMTTV, encoded by the exons ATGGTAAAGTTGATTAATTCCTTACTTTTTCAATGCTTGGCTCATATAGGGTTTGGTCGGATTGGAAGATTGGTTTTACGAGTAGCAATATTCAGGGATGATATTGACGTGGTGGCAATGAATGATCCTTTTATTGATGCTAAATACATG GCCTACATGTTTAAAAATGACTCTACTGATGGATTATTCAAAGGAAGCATTAAGGTTGTAGATGATTCAACCTTAGAAATCAATGGGAAGCAGATTAAGGTTGTGAGTAAAAG GGACCCTGCTGAGATTCCTTGGGGTGATTATGGAGCTGAGTATGTTGTTGAATCTTTCGATGTTTTCACAACAATTGACAAAGCTTCAGCACATAAGAAG GGTGGAGCCAAGAAAGTAGTTTTATCAGCTCCATCAGCTGATGCTCCCATGTTTGTGGTTGGAGTAAATGAGCAGACATACAAGCCAAACATGGACATTGTTTCAAATGCAAGCTATACTACCAACTGTCTTGCTCCTCTTGCTAAG GTTGTTCATGAGGAATTTGGTATTCTTGAAGGTTTAATGACAACTGTTTAA